One window of the Thermomicrobiales bacterium genome contains the following:
- a CDS encoding RES family NAD+ phosphorylase: MIQACRSSEWHGHAWRHHAAAREATNSAGSIKFSGRYNRGHDQFDPAECWEALYLSLGRDIVLGELIKHLGEDGKPQFTRLRNRRISKLYLELANVVDCRDVSSFGLQKHDLSGDDGSGEEQAYLIGHAIAGAAVLLGHEAMLVPSATLLGDNVIVFPANPRHSSRIAVIESVDPVLYVKSRHSNG, encoded by the coding sequence ATGATCCAAGCCTGTCGATCTTCGGAGTGGCATGGTCACGCGTGGCGTCATCACGCCGCCGCTCGCGAGGCGACGAATAGCGCCGGATCGATCAAATTCTCGGGCAGATACAACCGCGGCCACGATCAATTCGACCCGGCGGAATGCTGGGAAGCGCTATATCTGTCACTCGGCAGGGACATCGTACTCGGTGAGCTTATCAAGCATCTCGGCGAAGACGGCAAACCACAATTCACCCGTCTGCGGAATCGCAGAATCTCGAAGCTCTATCTGGAGTTAGCCAACGTCGTGGATTGTCGAGACGTATCATCGTTCGGCCTCCAGAAACATGATCTGTCTGGCGATGATGGCTCTGGTGAGGAGCAGGCATATCTCATCGGTCACGCGATCGCCGGGGCAGCCGTCCTCCTCGGACACGAGGCGATGCTCGTACCCTCCGCAACTCTTCTGGGCGACAACGTCATCGTCTTCCCTGCGAATCCCCGGCATTCATCACGCATCGCAGTCATTGAATCCGTCGATCCGGTCCTTTACGTCAAGTCCCGACACAGCAACGGGTAG
- a CDS encoding Crp/Fnr family transcriptional regulator produces the protein MNRERYRDLLRGTSYFARLDDAGLDEVITVAIARRYGQGQRLFTEGHNEGRCSLHIVETGLVRVFKTSAEGREQVLRLMRPGEAFSDVPVFDGGAYPASADIVEASTVLAIPRDALMPLMDRYPAIAIGGLQNISSRLRHMTALVEDLSLRRVMSRVARLLLENPNEIHLTQSQMASMVGTAREMVNRSLHTLEDRGIIQLRGQEITILDAAKLADVIDAG, from the coding sequence ATGAATCGCGAACGGTACCGTGATCTGCTCCGGGGGACGTCCTACTTCGCCCGGCTCGACGATGCCGGCCTCGACGAGGTCATCACGGTTGCAATTGCCCGGCGCTACGGCCAGGGTCAGCGGCTGTTTACCGAGGGACACAACGAGGGGCGTTGCTCGCTGCATATCGTCGAGACAGGTCTGGTGCGCGTCTTCAAGACATCGGCCGAGGGGCGCGAGCAGGTGCTGCGCCTGATGCGGCCGGGTGAGGCGTTCTCCGATGTGCCGGTCTTCGACGGCGGCGCATATCCGGCGAGCGCCGATATTGTCGAAGCCTCGACGGTGCTGGCGATCCCGCGGGACGCGTTGATGCCGTTGATGGATCGCTACCCTGCGATCGCGATTGGGGGGCTGCAGAATATATCTTCGCGGCTGCGTCACATGACGGCGCTGGTCGAGGATCTGTCACTCCGGAGAGTGATGAGCCGGGTCGCCCGGCTGCTGCTGGAAAACCCGAACGAGATCCACCTGACCCAGTCGCAGATGGCGTCGATGGTCGGCACTGCCCGCGAGATGGTCAATCGCTCGCTCCACACGCTCGAGGATCGCGGCATCATCCAGCTCCGCGGCCAGGAGATCACCATCCTGGACGCCGCGAAGCTGGCCGACGTCATCGACGCGGGCTGA